The window GTAAGAGCTTATTAAATACAATTAAAATTACCAGTAGTGTATCACTTCTATCGAATTTAGGTGTGATATTACTGATGTTTCTTTCAGGAATGGAAATCAATTTTGATTTATTTAAGAAAAAAGATTTGCCTGATACTAAGCCAAGTAGTGTTAACCCAGCGCGTATAGCAGTTTTTTCCTTTGCCACGATAACAGTTATGGCGCTTATTTTAGCTGAGATATTAAAATTAATTGGACTCTTTAGCGATGTAATGCTGGCAATGATCATCTTCATGACTGTAGCCTTAGGAGTGGTTATTGCAACCTTAAAAGAAAAAGAAATCTTATCTCGTCCAATTGGACAGACAATTTTACTAACAGCAGTTTTAGGAGAAGTAATACCACTACTACTTTTAACTGTCTATGCTTCAATTAATGGTGGTAATGCAGGAAAACTATGGTTGATCATTTTATTATTCCTCGTAGCGATTGTTTTACTGAAAAGATTTAAGCAGCCGTATCAATGGTTTAACAGAATATCTAAATCTACTACGCAATTAGATATTAGACTAGCCTTTTTCTTGATTTTCACTTTAGTAACGGTTGCTGAACGAGTAGGTGCTGAAAACATTCTTGGAGCTTTCTTAGCCGGAATGGTTATGAAATTACTTGAGCCAAGTGAAGCAACTATGGACAAATTAACTTCTATTGGTTATGGATTTTTTATTCCAATTTTCTTTATTACAACTGGTGTTAAGCTAGATCTTAAGACTTTAATTACTAATCCGAATGCCTTAATGTTAATTCCGGTTTTGGTTTTATTTCTACTTTTGTCAAAGCTACCAATCTTTTTAGTCTATGTTCGTAGCTTTAATAAGCGCAATAGTATTGCAGGAACGTTTTTAATTATGACTACGATTACGATTGTGCTTCCAACTTTGGAAGTTGCTCGTAAACTGAATGCAATTACAGAAACTCAATCAGATGCCTTTATTTTAGCAGCTGTTGTGGTATGTATTTTAGGACCGATTTTGTTTAATTCAATTTTTAAGTTGACTAAAGAAGATAAGATTAAACAAAGAGTTGTCA of the Lactobacillus gasseri ATCC 33323 = JCM 1131 genome contains:
- a CDS encoding monovalent cation:proton antiporter family protein codes for the protein MDLSLFIVSLAALVIPIIMARFKINAIPTAVAEIVTGIILGKSLLNTIKITSSVSLLSNLGVILLMFLSGMEINFDLFKKKDLPDTKPSSVNPARIAVFSFATITVMALILAEILKLIGLFSDVMLAMIIFMTVALGVVIATLKEKEILSRPIGQTILLTAVLGEVIPLLLLTVYASINGGNAGKLWLIILLFLVAIVLLKRFKQPYQWFNRISKSTTQLDIRLAFFLIFTLVTVAERVGAENILGAFLAGMVMKLLEPSEATMDKLTSIGYGFFIPIFFITTGVKLDLKTLITNPNALMLIPVLVLFLLLSKLPIFLVYVRSFNKRNSIAGTFLIMTTITIVLPTLEVARKLNAITETQSDAFILAAVVVCILGPILFNSIFKLTKEDKIKQRVVIMGTNVMTVPVAQELHDNWYDVLLVTHKKENYDTYKSKVANLKLISSLEETCLEKAGAFNCDILVAGFIEDELNRKIARMAKEHGVQRVIASQERPKPETIKNLTNEKIEIYNLFNVQTSVLRALIESPSILRILTDTKNGLFEVTVRNHKYAGQKLMNLDFIEQMTVSRIWRNGTWLVPHGNTIIETGDHLIFTAKGEDAERVREELGRKN